TCTGAATGCCTTTGAGGAGTTGCCATTGAAACCTCTCGACCTGCTCATTAAGAACGGAACCCTCGTCGACCCGGCCCGCAAACTTAAGCTGAAAGGGGATGTGGGCATACGGGACGGAGAAATCGTGGAGAGCCGGACCTCTGAACTTCAGGCCGCTTATATGATCGACGCGGAGGGGTGTCTGGTCCTGCCGGGTTTAATCGACTTCCATGCCCATGTCTTTTCGCCGGGAACCGAATTCGGCCTTCGGGCCGATTCCGCCTTCTTACCCCAGGGGGTGACGACCGTGGTCGATGCCGGCAGCGCCGGTTTTGGAAACTACGAAAGCTTTGTCCGAACCGCTGTGGCCTTTAACCAGATGCGCATCTTCAGCCTGGTCAACGTTTCGGTGACCGGCCAAATGACGCTGCGCTTCGACGAAAATGTCCATCCCCGATATTTTGACCTTAAAGCCCTGAAAACCTTGTTTGCCGGATATCCCGGCCAATTAATCGGCTTGAAAATCCGCCAGGGTAAAGATATTGTTAGGGATCTGGGATTGGAACCCTTACAGGCCACCTTGAAGATGGCCGAAGAGATCGGTTGTCCGGTGGTGGTCCATGTGAGCGACCCTCCTTGTCCCCAGGGGGAGATAGCCGCCTTACTGCGCCGGGGGGATGTTTTCTGCCATGTCTTCCACGGACGGGGGCCGACTATTATCGATCCGGATGGTCGGGTTTCGCCTGAAATCAAGGCCGCCAGAAATCGGGGGGTCCTCTTTGACGCAGCCAATGGCAAGCTGAATTTTTCTTTGGCCGTGGCCCGGGCGGCCATCGAAGAGGGATTCCTTCCCGATATGATCAGCACCGATTTGACGACCCTGACCCTTTATTCGGATTACGCCTTCGGACTACCCTATGTGATGTCCAAGTATCTCGGCCTTGGCCTCGATCTTATGGATGTGGTGGCGGCCTGCACGGCAACACCGGCTGCCTTCTTGGGAAAAGAGGGGAATATAGGGACCCTGGCCCCGGGGGCCTTAGCGGATATTGCAATTTTCAGATTAAGTAAACGGAAAACGCAGTTCATCGATCACCGCGGGGAAGGATTCCCCGGTGAGGTTTTGCTGATTCCCCAGATGACAGTTCTGGGTGGGCGGATTGTGTACCGCCAAATTGATTTTGGGACTTAATGCTGGATGCTGGATTTTGAATTTTTAGACAGGATTAACGGGATTTACATGTTTTGCTCAGGTTCCATAGGACCCTGAGCAACTTCCATCCTCCGTCGGAGGAAGAAAGATTCCTGTCCGCTGGACGATTTAGTTTGTGCCTTTCTTCCGGAAAGGCACAAAAATCACGATAATCCGGTAAATCCTGTCTAATAAAGTATTTTTTACAATAAGCTAAACTGATAACGATATTTTGGTTTTATCCGGAATCCAGTATCGTCCGGCCAGAGGCGGTTGATATCGAGTTTACAAAAATTTGATATGAATTTTAAGAGAGGTAACATAAGAATCTAAAGGAGGATCGAGATGAAAAGAATTTTTGTGATCAGTCTTGCCCTATTAACACTGTTCGTGCTGGCCGGCCCGGCCTCGGCCCAGTACAAGGCCACTATGAAACTCGCCACCATAACCCCTTCGGACCACCCCACCACCGTGGGAGGACAGAAGTTCGCCGACCTGATCAAGGAGAGAACCAACGGGCGCATTGTCATCAAGGTTTATCCGGCCATGCAATTAGGCAAAGGCGCCCGGGAAATATTCGAGGGTGTCCAGCAGGGATCGATTGAGTTACTGGTAACGGCCAGCGGGCCCATGGGTGGATTCGTCCCGTCCATAAACATTACCTCCTTGCCCTTTCTTTTTCGGGATTACCATCACGCGGACGTGGTCCTGGACGGCCCTATCGGCCGCAAGCTGTTAGACGACTTTGAAAAGGCCAATGTCAAGGGCCTGTCCTTTTGTGAAACCGGATTCCGAAACCTGACCAATTCCAAGCACCCGGTTAAAAATATCGAAGACGCCAAAGGACTCAAGATAAGGGTTATGGAAAACAAGATCGATCTGGAGGCCTGGAAGGCTGCAGGGGTAAACCCGACACCCATGGCTTGGGGCGAAGTCTTCACCGCCCTGCAGCAGAAGGTCATCGACGGCCAGGAAAACCCCATCGCGGTTATTCACAGTACTAAATTGTGGGACGCCGGTCAGAAGTATTTTTCCCTCACCGCCCACTCCTATTCCCCGGCTCCACTCATCATGTGCAAAAAAACCTTTGAGTCCATGCCCAAGGAGGACCAGAATCTGTTCCTGAAGACCGCCCTGGACGCGGCCAAGTATCAACGGAAATATCAACGCGATACCGAAGAGGCCAAGCTCAAGGAAATAGCCGCCAAAGGGGTCACCGTAACGCGTGACGTGGACCGGGAGGCCTTCCGGAAGGCCATGGCCCCGGTCTATGATAAGTTCAGCAGCCAATTTCCCAAGGCCGATATCGACGCCATCAGAAACACTAAATAGGGCTTATCCGGAAATGATTTTTCCCTGAAAGCTGTCAGCGATCAGCCGGCAGCTTTCGGGAAAATCCTTGAAAAAAATGCCATGGCTGACCGCTAAAGGCTGAGATCCGTCCGCAAAGAAGGAGGTGCCGGGGTGCATGCACTGAAAGGGTTCAACGATTTCCTGTTAAGGATCGGAAGCTGGGGGACGATCCTCTTTATGGCCCTTCTGGCCATCGTCATCCCTTATGAGGTAATCGGGCGCTATGTGTTTCAGAAGATGAGCACCTGGTCGGGCGAGGTGTCTACCTATTCCCTGGTATGGGCCTCCATGCTCGGAGGGGCGGTGGGTCTGAAGAAGGGTTACCAGGTCAAGATGACCACTGTGGTGGAGGCCTTGCCACCCGTTGTGGCCAAGGTTTTGATGGTGGTGGCCTATTGTTTTACCCTGTTTTTTTTCGGGATCATGTTTTATTACGGGCTCTACCAGACCATCTATAATGCCAGGCAGCTTTCTCCGGCCATCGAGCTGGTGATGAGTATACCTTATGCGGCGCTCCCGGCCGGCTTCCTGCTTATGTTCTTTTTCACCCTGGAGGAATTTCTGTTATTCCTCGGCCTGGGTGCGGAAGGAGAAGGCCGATGATCCTATTCGTCTCCGTATTTGTTATTCTGTTATGTATCTCCGCACCCATTACGGTGGCTCTGGGCGGTTGCGCCCTGGTTTATGCCCTGATCGGCGGCACCGTCTCGATCACCACGCTTATTCAAAACATCTTCGGAGGGCTGGCCACCTTTCCCCTTCTGGCCGTCCCGCTGTTCATGCTGGCCGGAAACCTCATGAAGGAGGGAGGGCTGACCCCGGACCTGGTAAACTTCGCCCGTTTGCTGCTCGGGCATATTCGCGGGGGACTGGGACTGGCTACGGTTCTGGCTTGTGCCATCTTTGCGGCCATTTCCGGGGCGGCCGTGGCCACGGCCGTAGCCATCGGCGTGGTCATGATCCCGGCCATGAAGAACGCCGGGTATGATGATAGCGTAGCGGCCGGTCTGACCTGCACTGCGGCCTGCCTGGGACCCATCATCCCGCCCAGCATCGTTTTAATCGTCTATGGGGTCATTGCCAATGTTTCCATTGCCGAGCTCTTCCTGGCCGGTGTTTTCCCCGGCCTCCTGCTGGCCGCCGCCTTGATGGTCTATATCTATTTTGTTGCTAAAAGGAATAACTACCCCCGGGATCCGAAAAAATCGCTGAAGGAAATTTTAGTGGGGGGATTCAAGGCCCTGCCGGCCCTGTTCATGCCGGTGCTGATTATGGGCGGCATCCTGAGCGGCATGTTTACCCCGACTGAGGCGGCCGGTGTCTCCGTAGTCTATGCGGTCATCATGGGGGCCTTTTACTATCGCCAACTGACCTTTAAAAGCCTGCCCAAGGTGCTTTTGGCCTCCGGCCTGGAATCGGGTATGGTGATGCTGCTTATCTCCATTTCTGAACCTTTCGCCTGGTTTGTGGCAGTGGACCAGATTCCCCAGTTGCTGATCCAGTGGATTTCGACGGTGACCACCTCGCCTTATATGGTCCTGCTGATGACGAATATCTTTCTTATTCTGTTGGGTATCCCCCTGGAGGTCGGTCCGGCCCTGGTCATTGTGACTCCGGTACTGGCCCCGATTGCCGCCATGGTGGGGATTGATCCGGTCCACATGGGCATCGTCATCTGCCTGAACCTCGTTTTAGGCCTGATCACGCCGCCGGTCGGAGCGGTCCTGTTTGCGGTTTGCGGCATGGCCAACATGTCCCTGGAGCGCCTGAGCAAAGGGGTCTGGCCGCCATTTCTGGTGGCTCTGGTGGTTTTGGGCATCATAACTTATTGGCCCTGGTTGAGTACCTTTCTGCCCAGGGTGCTGTTGGGGCATTGATGGGGAAATAAAGTCCGGGGATCTGGGATCGGGGGTCGGGGATCTGGGATCGGGGATCAGTTAGAGAATAAAGTTGCAAGTCACAAGTTTCAAGTTGCAAGTATGAAAAACAGAAGCCGGCGTCGGGGATCAGGGGCCTGCGAAAGATTTATTTACGATACGTCTTGGTCCTAACCCCGACCCCTGATCCCTGGACCCTGTACCTTGGACAGATTTATCAGGAAGGAATCGGGCATGATTATTAAAAATTGCGAAGTGATCCCTTTTGTCATCCCCCTTAAAAAGCCGCTCAAGTGGGCGGCGGGCTATATGACCGAGGTGGATTGGTTATTGCTGAAGATTGAAGGGGAAGATGGAACCTATGGCGTGGCCGAGGCCATTCCCAGGCCGATGATTTACGGTGAGACCCAGGAATCCCTATATTTTGCCCTTAAAAAACATCTCGCCCCGCTGATTATCGGCGAAGATTCCTTCGCCCTGGAGAGGATCTGGGAAAAGATGGGGGCCCTGGCCTGGAATCCGGCGGCCAAATCAGCCATTGATGTGGCCCTGCACGATTTGAACGGTAAATTGCTCCAAGTGCCCATCTATAAGATGCTGGGCGGGCCCTACCGGGATAAAGTCGATCTTTGTTGGATGATCGGGCTAAAATCCAACGAAGAAATGATTAATGAAATGATACGAAAGGTCGAAGAGGGTTTTAAGGCTTTTAAAGTAAAAGGCGGAATAGATCCTGAAAACGATATCAAAGTGCTGAGGCTTATGCATCAAAAAGTTCCCCGGGAGGTAAAAATTTATGTGGATGCGAACCAATGCTATGACAAAGAAACCGCCTATCGGGTTCTCAAAGCCCTGGAGAATGTCCTGGACAGTGTGGAAGAACCGATGCCGGTCTATGATGATGCCGGCCGGAAAGAATTGTCGTAAAAAGTGAGTGTGCCTCTTATGGGCGATGACAGCGTGTTTACTGTTGCCGACGTCTATCGCCAGATTCAATTGGGTGCCCTTAAACGGATCAGCATCAAGGTGCCCCGGACGGGATTTTATCTGGCCGGCAAGATGGTCCACCTGGCCGAAGCGGCCAATATGAAGATGCAGATTTGTACCCAATCCGAGACCACCCTGGGCACCGCCGCCTGCCTGCACCTGGCGGCCGCTTATAAGCAGATCAATCTGCCCAATGAGATGACGGCCTATCTGGATGTCTGCGACAGCCTGATTAAAAATGAACTGGTCATAACCAACGGCGCCATGGAACTCTTAACCGGTCCGGGATTGGGAGTGGAGGTCGACTGGGATAAAGTCGAAAAGTATGCGGTGGCTATTTAATGCAAAATAAAGTTTCAAGATGCCAGTTTCATTTACGGAAAATCTCCGAATAAACATTCAGGAATTCTAATGAGGTGTTTGAATGATCACAAATCCATTAAAAGAAAAACTGGCCCGGGGCGCGGCCGTCGGGACCATTGTG
This is a stretch of genomic DNA from Deltaproteobacteria bacterium. It encodes these proteins:
- a CDS encoding TRAP transporter small permease, whose protein sequence is MHALKGFNDFLLRIGSWGTILFMALLAIVIPYEVIGRYVFQKMSTWSGEVSTYSLVWASMLGGAVGLKKGYQVKMTTVVEALPPVVAKVLMVVAYCFTLFFFGIMFYYGLYQTIYNARQLSPAIELVMSIPYAALPAGFLLMFFFTLEEFLLFLGLGAEGEGR
- a CDS encoding TRAP transporter large permease, whose product is MILFVSVFVILLCISAPITVALGGCALVYALIGGTVSITTLIQNIFGGLATFPLLAVPLFMLAGNLMKEGGLTPDLVNFARLLLGHIRGGLGLATVLACAIFAAISGAAVATAVAIGVVMIPAMKNAGYDDSVAAGLTCTAACLGPIIPPSIVLIVYGVIANVSIAELFLAGVFPGLLLAAALMVYIYFVAKRNNYPRDPKKSLKEILVGGFKALPALFMPVLIMGGILSGMFTPTEAAGVSVVYAVIMGAFYYRQLTFKSLPKVLLASGLESGMVMLLISISEPFAWFVAVDQIPQLLIQWISTVTTSPYMVLLMTNIFLILLGIPLEVGPALVIVTPVLAPIAAMVGIDPVHMGIVICLNLVLGLITPPVGAVLFAVCGMANMSLERLSKGVWPPFLVALVVLGIITYWPWLSTFLPRVLLGH
- a CDS encoding metallo-dependent hydrolase, with the translated sequence MKPLDLLIKNGTLVDPARKLKLKGDVGIRDGEIVESRTSELQAAYMIDAEGCLVLPGLIDFHAHVFSPGTEFGLRADSAFLPQGVTTVVDAGSAGFGNYESFVRTAVAFNQMRIFSLVNVSVTGQMTLRFDENVHPRYFDLKALKTLFAGYPGQLIGLKIRQGKDIVRDLGLEPLQATLKMAEEIGCPVVVHVSDPPCPQGEIAALLRRGDVFCHVFHGRGPTIIDPDGRVSPEIKAARNRGVLFDAANGKLNFSLAVARAAIEEGFLPDMISTDLTTLTLYSDYAFGLPYVMSKYLGLGLDLMDVVAACTATPAAFLGKEGNIGTLAPGALADIAIFRLSKRKTQFIDHRGEGFPGEVLLIPQMTVLGGRIVYRQIDFGT
- a CDS encoding DctP family TRAP transporter solute-binding subunit; the encoded protein is MKRIFVISLALLTLFVLAGPASAQYKATMKLATITPSDHPTTVGGQKFADLIKERTNGRIVIKVYPAMQLGKGAREIFEGVQQGSIELLVTASGPMGGFVPSINITSLPFLFRDYHHADVVLDGPIGRKLLDDFEKANVKGLSFCETGFRNLTNSKHPVKNIEDAKGLKIRVMENKIDLEAWKAAGVNPTPMAWGEVFTALQQKVIDGQENPIAVIHSTKLWDAGQKYFSLTAHSYSPAPLIMCKKTFESMPKEDQNLFLKTALDAAKYQRKYQRDTEEAKLKEIAAKGVTVTRDVDREAFRKAMAPVYDKFSSQFPKADIDAIRNTK